The Nitrospinaceae bacterium genome has a segment encoding these proteins:
- the ggt gene encoding gamma-glutamyltransferase, with amino-acid sequence MPEATTKTALSGGRSPVFAQEGMVATSQPLAAMAGLQVLREGGNAVDAAIASAAALNVVEPQSTGIGGDMFMIYWDNSEKRLVGLNGSGRAPRAATLERYRSEGFDEVPPTGIFAATVPGAFDGWCSALERYGSGGKSMAQLLAPAIHYAERGYPVTPVIGNAWRLQEEKLASFEASARTYLPGGRAPRVGEVFRNPNLAATFRLLGDGGREVFYDGPVAKAIVEASRELGGVFEMEDFADTRCNWVEPIKTEYRGYELCEIPPSGQGLTALICLNILEGYSLSEMSYGSADHYHILIEAMKLSFADRAKYIADMDHVEVPLDGLLSKEYARGRQGEIDPIKALDHAAGVPLGASDTIYLTTADKDGNMCSFINSLFHHFGSGVTAGDTGIMLQSRGVGFSLEADHRNCIAPGKRPFHTIIPGFVMRDGEPWMSYGIMGGDMQPQGHVQVLSNMVDFGMNIQEAIEAPRFRVLGGLDVAIEYGVPDEVFDELRSRGHDVARGGGYEGFGGGQGIVRLPEGVYMAGSDQRRDGCAVGF; translated from the coding sequence ATGCCGGAGGCGACGACGAAAACCGCTTTGTCGGGCGGGCGCTCCCCGGTTTTCGCACAAGAGGGAATGGTGGCCACGAGCCAGCCTCTTGCCGCCATGGCCGGGTTGCAGGTGCTCCGCGAGGGCGGAAATGCGGTGGACGCCGCCATAGCGTCTGCGGCGGCGCTCAATGTGGTCGAGCCGCAATCCACCGGAATCGGCGGCGATATGTTCATGATTTACTGGGATAACAGCGAAAAGCGGCTTGTTGGTCTGAACGGCAGTGGCCGAGCGCCCCGTGCCGCTACGCTGGAGCGCTACCGGAGCGAGGGATTTGACGAGGTTCCTCCGACGGGAATTTTCGCCGCGACCGTACCAGGTGCATTCGATGGTTGGTGCTCGGCGCTTGAGCGGTATGGCAGCGGTGGTAAATCCATGGCGCAATTGCTGGCCCCGGCGATCCATTATGCCGAGCGGGGCTATCCTGTAACGCCCGTAATCGGGAATGCCTGGCGATTGCAGGAGGAGAAGCTTGCGTCTTTTGAGGCCTCGGCGCGGACCTATCTTCCGGGCGGCAGGGCACCGAGGGTGGGCGAGGTGTTTCGCAATCCGAATTTGGCGGCGACGTTTCGCTTGCTGGGCGACGGCGGCAGGGAGGTTTTTTACGATGGCCCGGTGGCAAAAGCGATAGTTGAGGCCTCGCGCGAGCTGGGCGGTGTGTTTGAGATGGAGGATTTTGCAGACACAAGGTGCAACTGGGTCGAGCCGATAAAAACCGAGTATCGGGGCTATGAGCTTTGTGAGATTCCGCCAAGCGGGCAAGGGCTCACGGCGCTGATTTGCCTGAATATACTTGAGGGCTATTCGCTCTCAGAGATGAGTTACGGCTCGGCGGACCACTACCATATTTTGATCGAGGCGATGAAACTCTCATTTGCCGACAGGGCTAAATACATTGCCGACATGGATCATGTCGAAGTGCCGCTCGATGGATTGCTCTCTAAAGAATACGCTCGGGGCAGGCAGGGCGAGATTGACCCGATCAAAGCGCTGGACCACGCGGCGGGGGTCCCCCTCGGTGCAAGCGACACGATCTACCTCACCACGGCTGATAAAGATGGCAACATGTGCTCGTTTATCAACAGTCTTTTTCATCATTTCGGATCGGGTGTAACGGCAGGCGATACTGGCATTATGCTCCAGAGCCGGGGGGTGGGTTTTTCTCTTGAAGCGGATCATCGCAATTGTATTGCGCCAGGCAAGCGCCCCTTCCACACGATTATCCCAGGCTTTGTGATGCGAGACGGCGAGCCGTGGATGAGCTATGGCATCATGGGTGGCGACATGCAGCCCCAGGGCCATGTCCAGGTGCTATCGAACATGGTCGATTTCGGCATGAATATTCAAGAGGCCATCGAGGCGCCCAGGTTCCGTGTTCTTGGTGGCCTTGACGTCGCCATCGAGTATGGCGTGCCGGATGAAGTTTTCGATGAGCTGCGATCAAGAGGCCATGATGTTGCGCGGGGCGGTGGTTACGAGGGTTTTGGTGGCGGGCAGGGAATTGTTCGTCTGCCCGAGGGCGTGTACATGGCAGGCTCGGATCAGCGGCGCGACGGTTGTGCCGTGGGATTTTAG
- a CDS encoding NDP-sugar synthase → MNMRAFVLAAGLGIRMGPLGEEIPKALLPLGGVSMVKFALSRLAGVGVSEAVVNIHHRADAIREHLGDSFQGIALHYSHEVEILGTAGGLKKAEEFLREGGGPFFVLNADIVSNADLEAAMRHHQSGRFLATLILRETKEVEKFGALAVDAAGRLRKFLGASAPGEAAGNLTEAMFTGQSVLSPEFLDNIPAGRSCGISEEVYPPLMESGALIGGCLTTAYWADVGTPARYLEAVFDLLAGRFMPALEWPEGDNTLIEGAPLEWGGGMIHPPVLIGKGVRLERGATAGPFAVLGSGATLEEDATVSHTVVFPGGKIGKGISLERCIVGPGAYVVLPEGEKCHESVFVSGNSGSHPF, encoded by the coding sequence TGTTGGCGGCGGGCCTGGGTATCCGGATGGGTCCACTTGGCGAGGAGATTCCCAAGGCGCTTTTGCCGCTTGGCGGCGTTTCCATGGTGAAGTTTGCCTTGAGTCGGCTAGCCGGTGTGGGGGTGAGCGAGGCAGTGGTGAATATTCATCACCGGGCAGATGCGATACGAGAGCACCTGGGCGATTCGTTTCAAGGTATTGCCCTGCATTATTCTCATGAAGTCGAAATTCTGGGTACGGCGGGGGGCCTTAAAAAGGCCGAGGAATTTTTGCGCGAGGGCGGCGGGCCGTTTTTCGTCTTAAACGCCGATATCGTGAGTAATGCTGATCTTGAGGCCGCAATGCGGCACCATCAATCTGGTCGATTTCTGGCGACGTTGATACTCAGAGAGACTAAAGAAGTGGAGAAATTCGGAGCGTTGGCGGTGGATGCCGCCGGGAGGCTCCGCAAGTTTCTCGGCGCAAGTGCACCCGGCGAGGCCGCCGGGAATCTGACCGAGGCGATGTTTACCGGGCAGAGTGTTCTGTCTCCTGAATTTCTCGACAACATACCGGCGGGGCGCTCGTGCGGAATATCAGAGGAGGTTTATCCTCCGCTAATGGAAAGCGGCGCTCTCATCGGCGGTTGTTTGACGACGGCCTATTGGGCGGATGTTGGAACGCCGGCTAGATATCTTGAGGCTGTTTTCGATTTGCTGGCCGGTCGGTTCATGCCCGCGCTTGAATGGCCCGAGGGCGATAACACCCTAATTGAGGGAGCCCCTCTGGAATGGGGAGGGGGGATGATCCACCCGCCTGTTTTGATTGGAAAGGGAGTTCGTCTTGAACGAGGCGCGACTGCAGGGCCTTTCGCGGTTTTGGGGAGCGGTGCTACTCTCGAAGAAGATGCTACCGTATCTCATACGGTTGTTTTTCCCGGCGGGAAGATTGGGAAAGGGATATCTCTTGAGCGGTGCATTGTCGGGCCAGGTGCCTACGTTGTGCTTCCTGAAGGCGAGAAATGCCATGAATCTGTATTTGTAAGTGGGAACAGTGGCTCGCATCCTTTTTAA
- a CDS encoding phosphodiester glycosidase family protein: MFRRSKVRRSIFGLFFFAALALAMVGNAFAAEKSCVARIAKSESGWQLVSKGMEVRKIRILLDDDQSAGMTAVRIDPQLFNIRLRWQTHGRFPTATARQIARLTKAAVVVNAGYFDENGRPLGYFRSEKKLFNSRLLFRGRKRALHLGVVFYVMKNSGKVGMATREDFDSRGVREAFQAGPYLVRDGRPDPGLDAYREFRRADRRTVLALDKRGRLIFLVSKEIGRGISWCELQSFLPRSRVDGGMEVVESMNLDGGSSSQLYVKGDDQTFYLSGRIVPALLLAIAR, translated from the coding sequence TTGTTTAGGCGCTCGAAAGTCAGGCGCTCTATATTTGGTTTGTTTTTTTTCGCGGCCCTTGCCCTCGCGATGGTTGGCAACGCTTTTGCTGCCGAGAAAAGCTGTGTCGCGCGGATAGCAAAAAGCGAATCCGGCTGGCAACTTGTTTCCAAGGGTATGGAAGTCAGAAAAATTCGGATTCTTCTCGATGATGATCAATCGGCCGGTATGACGGCAGTTCGCATCGATCCCCAATTGTTCAATATTCGGCTCAGATGGCAGACGCATGGCCGATTCCCTACCGCCACGGCGCGTCAGATCGCCAGGCTCACAAAAGCTGCGGTGGTGGTAAATGCGGGTTATTTCGATGAAAATGGCCGCCCGCTCGGATATTTCCGTTCGGAAAAAAAATTATTTAACAGCCGTCTGCTCTTTCGAGGACGAAAGCGGGCTTTGCATCTAGGCGTCGTGTTTTATGTAATGAAAAATTCAGGGAAGGTCGGCATGGCCACTCGTGAGGATTTTGACTCACGTGGTGTCCGCGAGGCATTTCAGGCAGGTCCCTATCTGGTTCGAGATGGGCGACCCGATCCCGGCCTGGACGCTTACCGTGAATTTCGCCGAGCGGATCGGCGCACCGTTCTGGCCCTTGATAAGCGGGGGCGTCTGATTTTTTTGGTGAGCAAGGAAATCGGACGGGGTATATCCTGGTGCGAGTTACAGAGTTTTCTCCCCCGTTCAAGGGTGGATGGTGGAATGGAAGTGGTTGAGTCGATGAATCTCGACGGCGGTTCAAGTTCCCAGTTATATGTAAAAGGCGATGATCAGACTTTTTATCTGTCGGGTAGGATTGTCCCGGCCCTGCTTCTCGCCATAGCCCGATAG
- a CDS encoding CBS domain-containing protein produces the protein MNQQVSDIMTTKVVSISLDEKLDLVDEIMTSGDIRHMPVTQGGAVVGLLSQRDLLRAKLSTVIEFSEEDRKDLLEATDVENVMTKDVKFADPKEPITHAAKRMLEMKIGCLPVVGEGKELLGLITETDVMRYFVEFIENNES, from the coding sequence TTGAATCAACAAGTGAGTGACATCATGACCACCAAGGTGGTCAGCATCAGTCTCGATGAGAAGCTTGATTTGGTGGATGAGATTATGACGAGTGGCGATATCCGCCATATGCCGGTTACGCAAGGGGGCGCTGTCGTAGGTCTTTTGAGTCAGCGCGATCTCCTTCGGGCGAAGCTCTCGACGGTGATCGAATTTTCCGAAGAAGATAGGAAAGATCTCCTTGAGGCGACCGATGTTGAAAATGTCATGACGAAAGATGTGAAGTTCGCCGATCCGAAAGAGCCGATTACACACGCGGCCAAGCGGATGCTTGAGATGAAAATTGGGTGCCTCCCCGTTGTCGGAGAGGGGAAGGAACTATTGGGCCTCATCACGGAAACGGATGTCATGCGCTATTTTGTGGAATTTATTGAAAACAACGAATCCTAG
- a CDS encoding SDR family oxidoreductase, protein MRNMEGKVALVSAGSKGLGRASAMAIAKRGANIALCSRNEDEVAATAAEIAKEADVETWHCAADLSKLEDVKKFVDGAVAHFGGVDVLVSNAGGPPPGEFDDLEDDDWYRAFDLSVMSAIRLVDNVLPHMRGRGYGRILFILSTSVREPIDNLLLSNVMRPAVAGLSKSLARDLAKDGILVNVVAPGTILTDRVRGRQQITADKKDISLDEALEEAAERIPLGRLGEPSEFGAMVGFLASPEASYVSGGYYPVDGARLKGI, encoded by the coding sequence ATGCGGAATATGGAAGGGAAAGTCGCGCTTGTCTCTGCGGGGAGTAAAGGGCTGGGCCGTGCCTCTGCGATGGCGATTGCCAAACGCGGGGCGAACATTGCCCTATGCTCGCGAAATGAAGATGAAGTAGCCGCCACGGCTGCGGAAATTGCGAAAGAGGCGGATGTCGAGACATGGCACTGTGCGGCTGATCTTAGCAAGCTTGAGGATGTCAAAAAATTCGTCGATGGTGCGGTGGCTCATTTTGGTGGCGTCGATGTGCTCGTATCAAACGCGGGCGGCCCGCCTCCAGGCGAGTTCGATGATTTAGAGGATGATGATTGGTATCGCGCTTTTGACTTGAGTGTGATGAGCGCGATTCGCCTTGTAGATAATGTGCTGCCCCACATGAGAGGCCGCGGCTACGGGCGGATACTTTTTATCCTGTCCACTTCGGTGCGCGAGCCCATTGACAATCTTTTGTTGTCGAACGTGATGCGCCCGGCGGTGGCTGGCCTGTCAAAATCGCTGGCGCGTGATCTCGCCAAGGACGGAATTCTTGTTAACGTTGTCGCCCCTGGCACGATTCTCACCGACCGCGTACGTGGGCGCCAGCAGATTACGGCGGACAAAAAAGATATTTCCCTTGATGAGGCTCTGGAGGAAGCTGCCGAGCGAATTCCGCTGGGAAGGCTGGGCGAGCCGAGTGAGTTTGGTGCGATGGTGGGCTTTTTGGCCTCCCCCGAGGCGAGTTATGTCTCTGGAGGATACTATCCGGTGGACGGCGCACGCTTGAAAGGAATCTAA